A stretch of the Massilia sp. W12 genome encodes the following:
- a CDS encoding proprotein convertase P-domain-containing protein, with protein MNPTPAFVRASLLLGALLSPFAAQATRLPIGEVKALSVNFEPQAGIAAEKEFEVRGAPGAGFVKLHFDYFKLPAGAVLEVMDASGKEVYRYSSDKLGPHTVDAKLGENGKTSFAAMSVNGEVARVRLLLNGAAWNWAEHGVRVRKITEGFSPERMAAAMHGQSMSADGRLLSICGADERKEAACFENSHAAEFERSRPVARLVMQGGLCTAWRVGNGNFMMTNNHCFSTQSEAQASEVWFNYQRSSCTGTAMAPVVKVAVADLLKTDYTLDYTLFTLRDPAAVASFGNLGLEVRDLVKDEQIFIPQHGAGNPKQLAITSDVNNGALCRIDNPLQGGRGANTDAGYRCDTVGGSSGSPVLSSSSRKVIALHHLGGCPSGNNSGALISKIWPQIASFFNNQIPAGNGGGTPTPNIAMLQLNQAKSNLSGAKGGEVFFALDLASAPANLRFTTSGGTGDLDMYVRYGSLPGMNQADCKAQSVGNAESCVIATPKAGRYYVMLRGNDAYAGASLLAAASATARSFENKTRFDIPDKNTAGINSPVSVPLSGAAGNLTVDVDIVHTYVGDLIVELIAPNGKVFSLQRHSGGSTDNLNKTFSVNAGTVNASGTWKLHVVDAARVDVGYLKSWKLNFSR; from the coding sequence ATGAACCCCACCCCCGCCTTTGTGCGCGCCAGCTTGCTGCTGGGCGCTTTGTTGTCCCCTTTCGCGGCGCAGGCGACGCGCTTGCCGATTGGCGAAGTGAAAGCCTTGAGCGTGAATTTCGAACCGCAGGCCGGTATTGCCGCCGAGAAGGAATTTGAAGTGCGCGGCGCGCCCGGCGCCGGCTTTGTCAAACTGCATTTTGACTATTTCAAATTACCTGCCGGCGCTGTGCTGGAAGTGATGGACGCCAGCGGCAAGGAAGTGTACCGCTACAGCAGCGATAAACTGGGGCCGCATACGGTGGACGCCAAGCTGGGCGAAAATGGCAAAACCAGTTTTGCCGCGATGTCGGTGAATGGCGAGGTGGCGCGCGTGCGTCTGCTGCTCAATGGCGCGGCCTGGAACTGGGCTGAACACGGGGTGCGCGTGCGCAAAATCACCGAAGGTTTTTCCCCGGAACGCATGGCCGCCGCAATGCATGGCCAGAGCATGAGCGCGGATGGCCGCTTGCTGTCGATTTGCGGCGCGGATGAACGCAAAGAAGCGGCCTGTTTTGAGAACAGCCATGCGGCGGAATTTGAACGCAGCCGCCCGGTGGCGCGTCTGGTGATGCAAGGCGGCTTGTGCACCGCCTGGCGGGTCGGCAATGGCAATTTCATGATGACCAACAACCATTGCTTCTCGACTCAGAGCGAAGCGCAGGCGTCTGAAGTCTGGTTTAACTATCAGCGCAGTTCCTGCACCGGCACGGCGATGGCCCCGGTGGTCAAAGTGGCGGTGGCGGATCTGCTGAAAACCGACTACACCCTGGATTACACCCTGTTCACCCTGCGCGACCCGGCGGCAGTGGCCTCCTTTGGCAACCTTGGTCTGGAAGTGCGCGATCTGGTTAAAGATGAGCAGATTTTCATTCCTCAGCATGGGGCCGGCAATCCCAAGCAATTGGCGATTACCAGCGATGTGAATAACGGCGCGTTGTGCCGCATCGATAATCCCTTGCAAGGCGGGCGCGGCGCGAATACCGACGCCGGCTACCGTTGCGACACCGTGGGCGGCTCTTCCGGTTCGCCGGTGCTGTCTTCCAGCAGCCGCAAAGTGATTGCGCTGCATCATCTGGGCGGCTGTCCGTCCGGCAATAATTCCGGGGCCTTGATCAGCAAGATTTGGCCGCAAATCGCGTCCTTCTTCAACAATCAAATCCCGGCCGGCAATGGCGGCGGCACGCCGACCCCGAACATCGCCATGTTGCAATTGAACCAGGCCAAGAGCAATCTGAGCGGGGCAAAGGGCGGCGAAGTTTTCTTTGCGCTGGATCTGGCCAGCGCGCCGGCGAATCTGCGCTTCACCACCTCCGGCGGCACTGGCGATTTGGATATGTATGTGCGCTACGGCAGTCTGCCGGGGATGAATCAGGCGGATTGCAAGGCGCAAAGCGTGGGCAATGCGGAAAGCTGCGTGATCGCCACGCCCAAAGCTGGCCGCTATTATGTGATGCTGCGCGGCAATGACGCCTATGCCGGCGCCAGCCTGCTGGCGGCGGCCAGCGCCACCGCGCGCAGCTTTGAAAACAAAACCCGCTTTGACATCCCGGATAAAAACACTGCTGGCATTAACAGTCCGGTCAGTGTGCCGCTGAGCGGCGCGGCCGGCAATCTGACGGTGGATGTGGATATTGTGCACACCTATGTCGGCGATTTGATCGTCGAATTGATTGCGCCGAATGGCAAGGTATTCAGCCTGCAGCGCCACAGCGGCGGTTCAACTGACAATCTGAACAAGACTTTCAGCGTGAATGCCGGGACGGTGAACGCCAGCGGAACCTGGAAATTGCATGTGGTGGATGCGGCGCGGGTTGACGTTGGTTATCTGAAGAGCTGGAAGTTGAATTTCAGCCGTTGA
- a CDS encoding chemotaxis protein CheD — translation MPTLYDDNGSYDKSGMGLDEDAIEVFLDPGEYFVGDDAFQVRTLLGSCVSITLWHPQRRFGAMCHFLLSTRPAQALEMDRRKSNRPANDRRSPTALDGKYADEVMQLMINELRDNRIDARDCQAKVFGGGNMFPQRRMEDNLNVGKKNGETAKMLLRSHGIQIVSEDLYGNGHREVIFNLKNGDVWIRLAKNSAVA, via the coding sequence ATGCCCACTCTGTATGACGATAACGGCAGCTATGACAAATCCGGCATGGGTTTGGACGAAGATGCGATTGAAGTCTTTCTCGATCCCGGCGAATATTTTGTCGGCGACGATGCATTCCAAGTCCGCACCCTGCTGGGGTCTTGCGTCTCTATCACGCTGTGGCATCCACAGCGCCGCTTCGGCGCTATGTGTCACTTTCTGTTGTCAACCCGTCCGGCGCAAGCGCTGGAAATGGACCGGCGCAAGAGTAATCGCCCGGCCAACGACCGGCGCTCCCCGACAGCGCTGGATGGCAAATATGCCGATGAAGTCATGCAATTGATGATCAATGAATTGCGTGACAACCGCATCGATGCGCGGGATTGTCAGGCCAAAGTTTTTGGCGGCGGCAATATGTTCCCGCAACGCCGTATGGAAGATAATTTGAATGTCGGCAAGAAAAATGGCGAGACCGCCAAAATGCTCTTGCGCAGTCACGGCATACAAATCGTTTCCGAAGACTTATATGGCAACGGCCATCGTGAAGTGATTTTCAACCTCAAAAATGGCGATGTTTGGATCCGCCTGGCGAAAAACAGCGCCGTCGCCTGA
- a CDS encoding methyl-accepting chemotaxis protein, whose translation MRINQPVTQIEQRLGEDEVIVSQTDLKGKISYANPGFIRISGFSEEELIGAPHNLVRHPDMPEAAFADLWRDIKQGIPWTGIVKNRCKNGDFYWVKANVTPIREQGQVTGYLSVRVAPSREEISAAEQAYRMIREQPQAGLQVRHGAVWRSGWRGWRARLDALSLAARLRWQMGTLSALLLLPLLAALFDGGKSWLIGACLLALAGVLMIWAGLRHALLKPVEQALHFARTIASGDLSYRIATRRQDELGQLLQALNQMNVNLLAAVGDVRNGIAEIDEHAQQIANESADLARRTEAQASALEETASTMEEFAASLKNNNANAEQANHLAVSAAQIASQGGEVVTQVGMTMGEISESAKKIVDIIAIIDGIAFQTNILALNAAVEAARAGEQGRGFAVVAGEVRSLAQRGGGARNQAADQRIRRTRQARRQSGAGSQ comes from the coding sequence ATGCGCATCAATCAACCCGTAACGCAAATCGAGCAGCGTCTGGGCGAGGATGAGGTGATCGTCTCGCAAACCGATCTCAAAGGCAAAATTTCCTACGCCAACCCGGGCTTCATCCGCATCAGCGGTTTTTCAGAAGAAGAGTTAATCGGCGCGCCGCACAATCTGGTGCGCCATCCGGATATGCCGGAAGCGGCGTTTGCCGATCTCTGGCGCGATATCAAACAAGGCATTCCCTGGACCGGCATCGTCAAAAACCGCTGCAAAAATGGCGATTTTTATTGGGTCAAGGCGAATGTCACCCCCATCCGCGAACAAGGACAGGTCACCGGCTATCTGTCGGTGCGGGTAGCCCCATCCAGAGAAGAAATCAGCGCCGCCGAACAAGCTTACCGGATGATACGGGAACAGCCGCAAGCCGGTCTGCAAGTGCGGCACGGCGCGGTATGGCGCAGCGGCTGGCGCGGCTGGCGCGCCCGGCTCGACGCCCTCTCGCTTGCAGCCCGGCTGCGCTGGCAAATGGGGACATTATCCGCGCTGCTGCTGCTGCCTCTGCTGGCGGCGCTGTTCGATGGCGGCAAAAGCTGGCTGATCGGCGCCTGCCTGCTGGCGCTGGCCGGGGTGCTGATGATCTGGGCCGGTTTGCGGCACGCCTTGCTAAAACCGGTCGAACAAGCTTTGCATTTTGCCCGCACCATCGCCAGCGGCGACCTCAGCTACCGCATCGCAACCCGGCGCCAAGATGAATTGGGACAGTTATTGCAAGCCCTGAATCAGATGAATGTGAATCTGCTGGCGGCGGTAGGCGATGTGCGCAACGGGATTGCTGAAATCGATGAGCATGCGCAACAGATTGCAAATGAAAGCGCCGATCTGGCGCGCCGCACCGAGGCCCAGGCCAGCGCGCTGGAGGAAACCGCCAGCACCATGGAGGAATTCGCCGCCTCGCTGAAAAACAACAACGCCAATGCCGAGCAGGCGAATCATTTGGCGGTGAGCGCTGCGCAAATCGCCAGCCAGGGCGGCGAAGTGGTGACGCAGGTTGGCATGACGATGGGGGAAATCAGTGAGTCCGCCAAAAAGATTGTCGATATTATCGCCATCATTGACGGCATCGCATTCCAAACCAATATTCTGGCCCTGAACGCTGCTGTCGAGGCGGCGCGCGCTGGCGAACAGGGGCGCGGCTTTGCTGTGGTGGCCGGCGAAGTGCGCAGTCTGGCGCAGCGCGGCGGCGGCGCGAGAAATCAAGCAGCTGATCAGCGCATCCGCCGAACGCGTCAAGCACGGCGACAGTCTGGTGCGGGAAGCCAATGA
- a CDS encoding methyl-accepting chemotaxis protein, translated as MKQLISASAERVKHGDSLVREANETMRDIVRAVQDVTTIMAEISRSSQEQSDGVDQVNIALMDMDQGAQANSVQVEQAAEISAQLATQARQLSNAVGIFKVAAKPANSRLLR; from the coding sequence ATCAAGCAGCTGATCAGCGCATCCGCCGAACGCGTCAAGCACGGCGACAGTCTGGTGCGGGAAGCCAATGAAACCATGCGCGATATTGTGCGTGCGGTGCAGGACGTGACCACCATCATGGCCGAAATCAGCCGCAGCAGCCAAGAGCAAAGCGACGGGGTGGATCAGGTGAATATCGCGTTGATGGATATGGATCAGGGCGCGCAGGCAAATTCCGTGCAAGTCGAGCAGGCGGCGGAAATTTCCGCGCAACTGGCGACCCAGGCGCGCCAACTGTCAAATGCGGTCGGGATTTTCAAAGTCGCCGCCAAACCGGCGAATAGCAGACTGTTACGCTAG
- the secF gene encoding protein translocase subunit SecF, translating to MEFFRIKKDIPFMKHALIFNVISIVTFLAAVFFLWQRGLHLSIEFTGGTEVQFTYAKAANIDAIRKTVIELGFADNQTTTFGRAQDVMIRLPGKAASGSKEVSLVVLEGLCKAEGGSLKEVEKLSEKGELLKKTLCLDAAGKEPLTLMKKEFVGPQIGDELTQNGLKALAGVVICVMAYLAMRFEWKFSVAAIFANLHDVVIILGFFAFFQWEFSLTVLAAVLAVLGYSVNESVVIFDRIRENFRKLRSATVTEVIDNAITSTISRTVITHGSTQLMVLSMLFLGGPTLHYFALALTIGILFGIYSSVFVAAAIAMWLGVKREDLIRPVKEKDENDGAVV from the coding sequence ATGGAATTTTTCCGGATTAAAAAAGACATTCCCTTCATGAAGCACGCGTTGATTTTCAACGTGATTTCTATCGTGACCTTCCTCGCTGCCGTGTTTTTCCTGTGGCAGCGCGGCTTGCATTTGTCGATCGAGTTCACCGGCGGCACCGAGGTGCAATTCACCTACGCCAAGGCGGCGAATATCGACGCGATCCGCAAGACGGTGATCGAACTCGGCTTTGCCGACAACCAGACCACCACCTTTGGCCGCGCTCAGGACGTGATGATCCGCCTGCCGGGCAAAGCCGCATCCGGCAGCAAAGAAGTCTCGCTGGTGGTGCTGGAGGGCTTGTGCAAGGCGGAAGGCGGCAGCCTGAAAGAAGTGGAGAAACTGAGCGAAAAAGGCGAGTTGCTGAAAAAGACGCTCTGTTTGGACGCTGCCGGCAAAGAACCGCTGACCTTGATGAAAAAAGAATTCGTCGGCCCGCAGATCGGCGACGAATTGACCCAAAACGGCTTGAAAGCCCTGGCTGGCGTGGTGATTTGCGTGATGGCCTATCTGGCCATGCGTTTTGAATGGAAGTTCTCGGTGGCGGCGATTTTCGCCAACTTGCATGACGTGGTGATCATTCTCGGCTTCTTTGCTTTCTTCCAGTGGGAATTCTCGCTGACTGTGCTGGCGGCGGTGTTGGCGGTGCTGGGTTACTCGGTGAATGAATCCGTGGTTATTTTTGACCGTATCCGCGAAAACTTCCGCAAGCTGCGCAGCGCCACCGTGACTGAAGTGATTGATAACGCGATTACTTCGACCATTTCGCGCACCGTGATCACGCACGGCAGCACGCAGCTGATGGTGCTCTCCATGCTGTTCCTGGGCGGCCCCACGCTGCATTATTTCGCCCTGGCGCTGACCATCGGCATTTTGTTCGGCATTTACTCCTCCGTCTTCGTGGCGGCGGCAATCGCCATGTGGCTGGGCGTCAAGCGGGAAGATCTGATCCGCCCGGTCAAAGAAAAAGACGAAAACGACGGCGCTGTGGTGTAA
- a CDS encoding proprotein convertase P-domain-containing protein has translation MNKHAILGAGALLAVLLNPYIAVAAPLPIGEVKALNVNFEPQAGIAAEKEFVVRAAPGAGFVKLHFDYFNLPAGAVLEVRDASGKEVYRYAAGKLGPHTVDAKLGENGKTSFAAMSVNGEVARVRLLLNGAKWNWNEHGVRVRKMTEGFSHERIAAAMRGKQLRPDGTLSICGADERKDAACWENSNPAEFERSRPVARLVMSGGLCTAWRLGNGNFMMTNNHCIASQGDTQASEVWFNYQYTGCNGTQMAPVTKVAAADMLKTDETLDYTLFTLRDPAAVSAFGSLGLEVRDLVRDEQIFIPQHGGGDPKQISIVSDVNTGGLCRIDAPLQNGNGTNTDAGYRCDTIGGASGSPVLSSISRKAIALHHLGGCPSGNNSGALISKIWPQIASFFNNEIPSGSGGTPTPVITPLTVNQAKTNLAGATGNEAFYSLDLATAPSTLKFTTASGSGDVDLYVRYGNLPSTTQADCKAQTVGNAETCTIPAPQAGRYYVMLRGNDAYAGVSLQATATSTVKSYENNTRVDIPDNNATGVSSAISVPLTSAAGNLSVDVDIVHPYIGDLVVSLVAPDGSVYVLHNRTGGSADNIVKSFNVSAPRVGQNGSWKLRVVDAARVDVGYIKSWRINFPN, from the coding sequence ATGAATAAACATGCAATTCTGGGAGCTGGCGCATTGCTGGCTGTGTTGCTCAATCCCTATATTGCCGTGGCGGCCCCCTTGCCGATCGGCGAAGTGAAGGCGCTGAATGTGAATTTTGAACCGCAGGCAGGGATTGCTGCGGAAAAAGAATTTGTGGTGCGCGCCGCCCCCGGCGCCGGTTTTGTCAAATTGCATTTTGACTATTTCAATCTGCCGGCGGGCGCTGTGCTGGAAGTGCGTGACGCCAGCGGCAAGGAAGTGTATCGCTACGCCGCCGGCAAGCTGGGGCCGCATACGGTGGACGCCAAATTGGGCGAAAACGGCAAAACCAGCTTTGCCGCGATGTCGGTGAATGGCGAAGTGGCGCGCGTGCGCCTGCTGCTCAATGGCGCCAAATGGAATTGGAATGAACATGGCGTGCGCGTGCGCAAAATGACCGAAGGCTTTTCCCATGAGCGGATCGCCGCCGCTATGCGCGGCAAGCAATTGCGCCCGGATGGCACGCTGTCGATTTGCGGCGCGGATGAACGCAAAGATGCGGCATGCTGGGAAAACTCCAATCCTGCTGAATTTGAACGCAGCCGCCCGGTGGCGCGTCTGGTGATGTCCGGCGGTCTGTGCACCGCCTGGCGTTTGGGCAATGGCAATTTCATGATGACGAATAACCATTGCATCGCCAGCCAGGGCGACACCCAGGCTTCTGAAGTCTGGTTCAATTATCAATACACCGGCTGCAATGGCACGCAAATGGCGCCTGTCACCAAGGTGGCGGCAGCGGATATGCTGAAGACTGACGAAACGCTGGATTACACCTTGTTTACGCTGCGCGATCCAGCCGCTGTTTCCGCGTTTGGCAGCCTGGGCCTGGAAGTGCGCGATCTGGTGCGCGATGAGCAGATCTTCATTCCGCAACACGGCGGTGGCGATCCTAAGCAAATTTCCATCGTCAGCGATGTCAACACCGGCGGCCTGTGCCGCATCGATGCGCCGCTGCAAAACGGCAATGGAACCAATACCGACGCCGGCTACCGCTGCGACACGATTGGCGGCGCCTCCGGCTCGCCGGTGCTGTCCTCCATCAGCCGCAAGGCAATTGCGCTGCATCACCTGGGCGGCTGCCCTTCGGGCAATAACTCCGGCGCGCTGATCAGCAAGATCTGGCCGCAAATCGCATCCTTCTTCAATAATGAAATCCCGAGTGGCAGCGGTGGTACGCCGACGCCGGTGATTACGCCGCTGACGGTGAATCAGGCCAAAACCAATCTGGCTGGCGCCACCGGTAATGAAGCCTTCTATTCGCTGGATCTGGCGACTGCGCCGAGCACCTTGAAATTCACCACCGCCAGCGGCAGCGGCGATGTGGATTTGTATGTGCGCTATGGCAATCTGCCCAGCACCACGCAAGCTGACTGCAAGGCGCAAACCGTGGGCAATGCGGAAACCTGCACCATTCCGGCGCCGCAAGCTGGCCGTTACTATGTGATGTTGCGTGGCAATGATGCGTATGCTGGCGTGAGCTTGCAAGCAACAGCCACTTCCACCGTGAAGAGCTATGAAAACAATACCCGGGTCGATATTCCGGACAATAACGCTACCGGCGTGAGCAGCGCCATCAGCGTGCCGCTGACCAGCGCGGCAGGCAATCTGAGCGTGGATGTGGACATCGTGCACCCGTATATCGGCGACTTGGTGGTGTCGCTGGTGGCGCCGGATGGTTCGGTGTATGTTTTGCACAACCGCACCGGCGGCTCGGCTGACAATATCGTGAAATCGTTTAATGTCAGCGCCCCGCGTGTGGGACAGAACGGTTCGTGGAAATTGCGCGTGGTGGACGCCGCGCGGGTTGACGTCGGCTATATCAAGAGCTGGCGCATCAACTTCCCTAACTGA